One genomic window of Streptomyces sp. WP-1 includes the following:
- a CDS encoding enhanced serine sensitivity protein SseB, whose product MDFPADIPADFPAQAHPHPHGGWPGNELEEVLSASLGIPAAGGRIIEVLGRSFVWVPLPSGGGPGSGPLDLPTLDIEGQVFVPVFSSEEQFRQAVGSHMSYTIAPAVEFARGLPPQAGIAVNPGGTVGIPLPPEAVAELCRAGRTPLDGPATGGRVRLFEPDWQDDPVDFLSAASAEFAATGVVVTARRCLAAIENADPVMFVGVELSQWEGDFRALPLEALGRALGRIPTAWPVNLILLDVTDDPVAEWLKSTVRPFYIR is encoded by the coding sequence ATGGACTTCCCGGCGGACATTCCCGCGGACTTCCCGGCACAGGCGCACCCCCACCCGCACGGCGGTTGGCCCGGCAACGAGCTGGAGGAGGTGCTCTCGGCCTCCCTCGGCATACCCGCGGCGGGCGGCCGGATCATCGAGGTCCTCGGCCGCAGCTTCGTCTGGGTGCCGCTGCCGTCCGGCGGCGGTCCCGGCAGCGGCCCGCTGGACCTGCCCACCCTGGACATCGAGGGCCAGGTGTTCGTCCCGGTGTTCAGCTCCGAGGAGCAGTTCCGCCAGGCCGTCGGCTCCCACATGTCGTACACCATCGCCCCGGCCGTGGAGTTCGCCCGCGGGCTGCCCCCGCAGGCGGGCATCGCGGTGAACCCCGGCGGCACGGTCGGCATCCCGCTCCCGCCGGAGGCCGTCGCCGAGCTGTGCCGCGCCGGCCGCACCCCGCTGGACGGCCCCGCGACCGGCGGCCGCGTCCGCCTGTTCGAGCCCGACTGGCAGGACGACCCGGTCGACTTCCTCTCCGCCGCCTCCGCCGAGTTCGCCGCGACCGGCGTGGTCGTCACCGCCCGCCGCTGCCTGGCCGCGATCGAGAACGCCGACCCGGTCATGTTCGTCGGCGTGGAACTCTCCCAGTGGGAGGGCGACTTCCGCGCCCTGCCCCTGGAGGCCCTCGGCCGCGCCCTCGGCCGGATCCCGACCGCCTGGCCGGTCAACCTGATCCTGCTGGACGTGACGGACGACCC
- a CDS encoding AAA family ATPase: protein MTVDRTLAHAARIPAPSGPAARERTAARPAPRVLDLRDRAAPGPGTLRFGPRDIVVLTGLPGSGKSTLMRRAAGARRVDSQDTRARFAARLPRFLPYAVYRPLVRVAHYRSLRRALRTRAPLVVHDCGTQPWVRAWLARAARRSGATLHLLLLDVPEETARAGQRERGRTVSRRAFGRHRRTTARLLGAVGRGELPAGCGSAVLLDRAAADAVQRIVFRGYGSVTGTR, encoded by the coding sequence ATCACGGTGGACAGGACCCTGGCGCACGCGGCCCGCATCCCGGCGCCGAGCGGCCCCGCGGCCCGCGAGCGGACGGCCGCGCGCCCCGCGCCCCGCGTGCTGGACCTGCGCGACCGGGCCGCCCCGGGCCCCGGCACCCTCCGCTTCGGCCCCCGCGACATCGTGGTCCTCACCGGGCTGCCCGGCAGCGGCAAGTCCACGCTGATGCGCCGCGCGGCCGGCGCCCGCCGCGTCGACTCCCAGGACACCCGGGCCCGCTTCGCCGCCCGCCTGCCCCGCTTTCTGCCGTACGCCGTCTACCGCCCCCTGGTGCGCGTCGCCCACTACCGGTCGCTGCGCCGCGCCCTGCGCACGCGAGCGCCCCTGGTGGTGCACGACTGCGGCACCCAGCCCTGGGTGCGCGCCTGGCTGGCCCGCGCGGCCCGCCGCTCCGGCGCCACCCTGCATCTGCTCCTGCTGGACGTGCCCGAGGAGACGGCCCGCGCGGGCCAGCGCGAGCGCGGCCGCACCGTCTCCCGCCGCGCCTTCGGCCGCCACCGGCGTACGACGGCCCGGCTGCTCGGCGCGGTCGGGCGCGGCGAGCTGCCCGCGGGCTGCGGCTCTGCGGTGCTGCTGGACCGGGCCGCGGCGGACGCCGTACAGCGGATCGTGTTCAGGGGGTACGGCTCTGTCACCGGCACCCGTTAG
- the gcvT gene encoding glycine cleavage system aminomethyltransferase GcvT, with protein sequence MSSTELRHTALDAVHRSLGATMTDFAGWDMPLRYGSERDEHLAVRTKAGLFDLSHMGEITVTGPEAADFLNLALVGNIASVGVGRARYTMIVRADGGILDDLIVYRLAETEYMVVANASNAQVVLDALDERSGGLDVEVRDDRDAYALLAIQGPASPGILKSLTDADLDGLKYYAGLPGTVAGVPALIARTGYTGEDGFELFVKPEHAVELWQALTEAGEGAGLVPCGLSCRDTLRLEAGMPLYGHELNTSLTPFDAGLGRVVKFEKEGDFVGRAALTEAAERAAQNPPRVLVGLIAEGRRVPRAGYPVVAGGTVIGEVTSGAPSPTLGKPIAMAYVDAAHAAPGTEGVGVDIRGTHEPYEVVALPFYKRQK encoded by the coding sequence ATGAGCAGTACCGAACTCCGACACACCGCGCTGGACGCCGTGCACCGCTCGCTCGGTGCGACGATGACCGACTTCGCGGGCTGGGACATGCCCCTGCGCTACGGCTCCGAGCGCGACGAGCACCTGGCCGTGCGGACCAAGGCGGGCCTGTTCGACCTCTCCCACATGGGCGAGATCACCGTCACCGGCCCCGAGGCCGCCGACTTCCTGAACCTGGCGCTGGTCGGCAACATCGCCTCCGTCGGCGTCGGCCGCGCCCGCTACACGATGATCGTGCGGGCCGACGGCGGCATCCTGGACGACCTGATCGTCTACCGGCTCGCCGAGACCGAGTACATGGTCGTCGCCAACGCCTCCAACGCCCAGGTGGTCCTGGACGCGCTGGACGAGCGCTCCGGCGGACTCGACGTCGAGGTGCGCGACGACCGGGACGCCTACGCCCTGCTCGCGATCCAGGGCCCGGCCTCCCCCGGCATCCTGAAGTCCCTCACCGACGCCGACCTGGACGGTCTGAAGTACTACGCGGGCCTGCCCGGCACCGTCGCCGGTGTCCCCGCGCTGATCGCCCGCACCGGCTACACCGGCGAGGACGGCTTCGAGCTGTTCGTGAAGCCCGAGCACGCCGTCGAGCTGTGGCAGGCGCTGACCGAGGCCGGCGAGGGCGCCGGCCTGGTGCCCTGCGGCCTGTCCTGCCGCGACACGCTGCGCCTGGAGGCGGGCATGCCGCTGTACGGGCACGAGCTGAACACCTCGCTGACCCCCTTCGACGCCGGGCTCGGCCGCGTGGTCAAGTTCGAGAAGGAGGGCGACTTCGTGGGGCGCGCCGCGCTCACCGAGGCCGCCGAGCGCGCCGCGCAGAACCCCCCGCGGGTCCTGGTCGGCCTGATCGCCGAGGGTCGTCGGGTGCCGCGCGCCGGGTACCCGGTGGTCGCCGGTGGCACGGTGATCGGCGAGGTCACCTCGGGTGCCCCCTCCCCCACCCTGGGCAAGCCGATCGCCATGGCCTACGTCGACGCGGCGCACGCCGCGCCCGGCACCGAGGGCGTCGGCGTGGACATCCGCGGTACGCACGAGCCCTACGAGGTCGTCGCGCTGCCCTTCTACAAGCGCCAGAAGTAG
- the gcvH gene encoding glycine cleavage system protein GcvH: MSNPQQLRYSKEHEWLSAAGDGVSTVGITEFAANALGDVVYAQLPEVGSTVEAGETCGELESTKSVSDLYSPVTGEVTAINENVVDDPSLVNSEPFEGGWLFKVRVAGEPDDLLSAAEYDAHIAG; the protein is encoded by the coding sequence ATGAGCAACCCCCAGCAGCTGCGCTACAGCAAGGAGCACGAGTGGCTGTCGGCCGCCGGCGACGGCGTCTCGACGGTCGGCATCACCGAGTTCGCGGCCAACGCGCTCGGCGATGTGGTCTACGCCCAGCTCCCCGAGGTCGGCTCCACCGTCGAGGCGGGCGAGACCTGTGGTGAGCTGGAGTCCACCAAGTCGGTCTCCGACCTGTACTCCCCGGTCACCGGCGAGGTCACCGCGATCAACGAGAACGTCGTCGACGACCCGTCGCTGGTGAACTCCGAGCCCTTCGAGGGCGGCTGGCTGTTCAAGGTACGCGTCGCGGGCGAGCCGGACGACCTGCTCTCCGCCGCCGAGTACGACGCCCACATCGCAGGCTGA
- the glyA gene encoding serine hydroxymethyltransferase produces the protein MTVLNTPLHELDPEIAAAVDAELLRQQSTLEMIASENFAPLAVMEAQGSVLTNKYAEGYPGRRYYGGCEHVDVAEQIAIDRIKELFGAEYANVQPHSGASANQAALFALAQPGDTILGLDLAHGGHLTHGMRLNFSGKQFNVVAYHVDQENGLVDMAEVERLAKEHRPKVIIAGWSAYPRRLDFAEFRRIADEVEAYLWVDMAHFAGLVAAGLHPNPVEHADVVTSTTHKTLGGPRGGIILAKKEFAKKLNSSVFPGFQGGPLEHVIAAKAVSFKVAASEDFKERQRRTVEGARILAERLTAEDARDAGVDVLSGGTDVHLILVDLRASELDGQQAEDRLHEVGITVNRNAVPNDPRPPMVTSGLRIGTPALATRGFTAEDFAEVADVIAEALKPSYDASALKARVAALAAKHPLYPGLSK, from the coding sequence ATGACTGTCCTGAACACGCCCCTGCACGAGCTGGACCCGGAGATCGCCGCCGCGGTCGACGCCGAGCTGCTCCGCCAGCAGTCCACGCTCGAGATGATCGCGTCCGAGAACTTCGCGCCGCTCGCGGTGATGGAGGCCCAGGGCTCGGTCCTCACCAACAAGTACGCCGAGGGCTACCCGGGCCGCCGCTACTACGGCGGCTGCGAGCACGTCGACGTGGCCGAGCAGATCGCCATCGACCGGATCAAGGAGCTGTTCGGCGCCGAGTACGCCAACGTCCAGCCCCACTCCGGCGCCTCCGCCAACCAGGCGGCCCTGTTCGCGCTGGCCCAGCCCGGGGACACCATCCTCGGCCTGGACCTGGCGCACGGCGGCCACCTGACCCACGGCATGCGGCTCAACTTCTCCGGCAAGCAGTTCAACGTGGTCGCCTACCACGTGGACCAGGAGAACGGCCTGGTCGACATGGCCGAGGTCGAGCGGCTCGCCAAGGAGCACCGCCCCAAGGTCATCATCGCGGGCTGGTCGGCGTACCCGCGCCGGCTGGACTTCGCCGAGTTCCGCCGGATCGCCGACGAGGTCGAGGCGTACCTCTGGGTCGACATGGCGCACTTCGCCGGCCTGGTCGCCGCCGGACTGCACCCGAACCCGGTCGAGCACGCGGACGTGGTCACCTCCACGACGCACAAGACCCTGGGCGGCCCGCGCGGCGGCATCATCCTCGCGAAGAAGGAATTCGCGAAGAAGCTGAACTCGTCCGTCTTCCCGGGCTTCCAGGGCGGTCCCCTGGAGCACGTGATCGCGGCCAAGGCGGTGTCCTTCAAGGTCGCGGCCTCCGAGGACTTCAAGGAGCGCCAGCGCCGTACGGTGGAGGGTGCCCGCATCCTCGCCGAGCGCCTGACGGCCGAGGACGCCCGTGACGCCGGGGTCGACGTGCTGTCCGGCGGTACGGACGTGCACCTGATCCTGGTCGACCTGCGCGCCTCCGAGCTGGACGGCCAGCAGGCCGAGGACCGGCTGCACGAGGTCGGCATCACGGTCAACCGCAACGCGGTCCCGAACGACCCGCGTCCCCCGATGGTCACCTCGGGCCTGCGGATCGGCACTCCCGCGCTGGCGACCCGCGGCTTCACGGCCGAGGACTTCGCCGAGGTCGCGGACGTGATCGCCGAGGCGCTGAAGCCGTCGTACGACGCCTCGGCACTGAAGGCCCGGGTCGCGGCCCTGGCCGCGAAGCACCCGCTGTACCCGGGTCTGAGCAAGTAA
- a CDS encoding L-serine ammonia-lyase — translation MAISVFDLFSIGIGPSSSHTVGPMRAARMFAHRLRNEELLASVASLRCELYGSLGATGHGHGTPKAVLLGLEGASPRTVDVESADDRVESIKGSGRLALLGEHEIAFSFDDDLVLHRRKALPYHANGMTIWAYDASGAELLSKTYYSVGGGFVVDEDAVGADRIVLDDTVLKYPFRTGDELLRLTKETGLSISSLMLENERAWRTEEEIREGLLEIWRVMRACVQRGLTREGILPGGLKVRRRAAVSARQLRAEGEPLARAMEWITLYAMAVNEENAAGGRVVTAPTNGAAGIIPAVLHYYINFVPGADEDGVVRFLLSAGAIGMLFKENASISGAEVGCQGEVGSACSMAAGALAEVLGGTPEQVENAAEIGMEHNLGLTCDPVGGLVQIPCIERNGMAAVKAVTAAKMAMRGDGSHMVSLDKVIKTMKETGADMSVKYKETARGGLAVNIIEC, via the coding sequence GTGGCCATCTCGGTCTTCGACCTGTTCTCGATCGGTATCGGCCCGTCCAGCTCCCACACGGTCGGCCCGATGCGCGCGGCACGCATGTTCGCGCACCGGCTGCGCAACGAGGAACTGCTGGCCTCGGTCGCGTCCCTGCGCTGCGAGCTGTACGGCTCGCTGGGCGCGACCGGACACGGCCACGGCACCCCCAAGGCGGTGCTGCTCGGCCTGGAGGGCGCCTCCCCGCGCACGGTCGACGTGGAATCCGCCGACGACCGGGTGGAGTCGATCAAGGGCTCGGGGCGGCTCGCGCTGCTCGGCGAGCACGAGATCGCCTTCTCCTTCGACGACGACCTGGTCCTGCACCGCCGCAAGGCCCTGCCGTACCACGCCAACGGCATGACGATATGGGCCTACGACGCCTCGGGCGCGGAGCTGCTCAGCAAGACGTACTACTCGGTCGGCGGCGGCTTCGTCGTGGACGAGGACGCGGTCGGCGCGGACCGGATCGTGCTGGACGACACGGTCCTCAAGTACCCCTTCCGCACCGGCGACGAGCTGCTGCGCCTGACCAAGGAGACCGGACTTTCGATCTCCTCCCTGATGCTGGAGAACGAGCGGGCCTGGCGCACCGAGGAGGAGATCCGGGAGGGCCTGCTGGAGATCTGGCGGGTGATGCGGGCGTGCGTGCAGCGCGGCCTGACCCGTGAGGGGATCCTGCCGGGCGGGCTCAAGGTCCGCCGCCGGGCCGCCGTCTCCGCGCGCCAGCTGCGTGCCGAGGGCGAGCCGCTGGCCCGCGCCATGGAGTGGATCACGCTCTACGCGATGGCGGTGAACGAGGAGAACGCGGCCGGGGGCCGGGTGGTGACCGCCCCGACGAACGGCGCGGCCGGCATCATCCCCGCGGTGCTGCACTACTACATCAACTTCGTGCCGGGCGCGGACGAGGACGGCGTGGTCCGCTTCCTGCTGTCCGCGGGCGCGATCGGCATGCTCTTCAAGGAGAACGCCTCCATCTCCGGCGCCGAGGTCGGCTGCCAGGGCGAGGTCGGCTCCGCGTGCTCCATGGCGGCGGGCGCGCTCGCCGAGGTCCTGGGCGGCACCCCCGAACAGGTCGAGAACGCCGCCGAGATCGGCATGGAGCACAACCTGGGCCTGACCTGCGACCCGGTCGGCGGCCTCGTCCAGATCCCGTGCATCGAGCGCAACGGCATGGCCGCGGTGAAGGCGGTCACGGCGGCCAAGATGGCGATGCGCGGCGACGGTTCGCACATGGTCTCCCTCGACAAGGTCATCAAGACCATGAAGGAGACCGGCGCGGACATGTCCGTGAAGTACAAGGAGACGGCGCGGGGCGGGCTCGCGGTGAACATCATCGAGTGCTGA
- a CDS encoding GNAT family N-acetyltransferase → MDRPSQLIECGEFILRRLRGQRDFVQLFTLIEESRDHLRPWMPWADGHDEQNTRELLASSETKWESGELYNYVVAENGGLIGMCQAYRAEPRGCRLGYWLHPSAVGRGIATRATAALAEEMFALADVGYLEIAHDLANAPSRAVPRRLGFTELRREQAPPPAAPSGCGIDVIWRLNRPATGGKFPGGRAGGTNSACSTAST, encoded by the coding sequence ATGGACCGACCGAGCCAGCTCATCGAGTGCGGGGAATTCATCCTCCGGCGTTTACGGGGGCAGCGTGATTTCGTTCAACTGTTCACGTTGATAGAGGAATCCCGGGATCATCTGCGGCCGTGGATGCCGTGGGCCGACGGCCACGACGAGCAGAACACCCGGGAACTGCTGGCGAGTTCCGAGACGAAGTGGGAGAGCGGCGAGCTCTACAACTACGTCGTCGCCGAGAACGGCGGGCTCATCGGCATGTGCCAGGCGTATCGCGCCGAGCCCCGGGGGTGCCGGCTGGGGTACTGGCTGCACCCCTCGGCGGTGGGGCGGGGCATCGCGACGAGGGCGACGGCGGCGCTGGCCGAAGAGATGTTCGCGCTGGCGGACGTGGGGTATCTGGAGATCGCGCACGACCTGGCGAACGCCCCCAGTCGCGCCGTTCCGCGCCGGCTGGGCTTCACCGAGCTCCGGCGCGAGCAGGCGCCACCGCCGGCGGCTCCGTCCGGTTGCGGAATCGATGTGATCTGGCGTCTGAATCGCCCCGCTACCGGGGGCAAGTTTCCGGGGGGCCGTGCGGGGGGCACAAACTCTGCATGCTCCACGGCATCGACGTAA
- a CDS encoding glycoside hydrolase family 25 protein yields the protein MLHGIDVSSFQSTSYDTDGLSFVFMKATEGRSYVNPRLTAQTKTGRDAGLVVGFYHFLWPGDLAAQADYFLQHTPERTGDILAVDWEPTSDGTHASNAEKDSFIRKLKQLRPHNRVMLYCNRDFWLNIDRTSYAGDGLWIADYVTAGKPRIKAKWRIHQYASQPVDKNLADFSSKAALKEWAGG from the coding sequence ATGCTCCACGGCATCGACGTAAGTTCCTTCCAGTCCACGTCATATGACACGGACGGGCTCTCCTTCGTCTTCATGAAGGCGACCGAGGGCCGTTCGTACGTGAATCCCCGCCTCACCGCGCAGACCAAGACCGGCCGCGACGCCGGACTGGTCGTGGGTTTCTACCACTTCCTGTGGCCGGGCGACCTGGCCGCACAGGCCGACTACTTCCTCCAGCACACCCCGGAACGCACCGGCGACATCCTGGCCGTCGACTGGGAACCCACGAGCGACGGCACACACGCCAGCAACGCGGAAAAGGACAGCTTCATCCGTAAACTGAAACAACTGCGGCCCCACAACCGGGTGATGCTCTACTGCAACCGCGATTTCTGGCTGAACATCGACCGGACCTCCTACGCGGGCGACGGCCTGTGGATCGCCGACTACGTCACGGCCGGAAAGCCCCGCATCAAGGCCAAGTGGCGCATCCACCAGTACGCGAGCCAGCCCGTCGACAAGAACCTGGCCGACTTCTCCTCCAAGGCGGCGCTCAAGGAGTGGGCGGGCGGGTGA
- a CDS encoding EF-hand domain-containing protein, with translation MADIEEARKEFQRIDADGDGFITATEFKSALAQGGDWNVTDTVAEAIIKSRDLNGDQVLSFDEFWTYLNK, from the coding sequence GTGGCGGACATCGAGGAAGCACGCAAGGAATTCCAGCGGATCGACGCGGACGGTGACGGTTTCATCACCGCCACCGAATTCAAGTCCGCCCTGGCCCAGGGCGGCGACTGGAACGTCACCGACACGGTCGCCGAGGCCATCATCAAGTCCCGTGACCTCAACGGCGACCAGGTCCTGTCCTTCGACGAGTTCTGGACCTACCTGAACAAGTGA
- a CDS encoding GNAT family N-acetyltransferase: MSCPCGVSPTRPCRTAGPQPGPRHAGVPACTAHSAVVTDEDPARVYDTLRGPDCDPLSAALHPRFLAALPERTGLRAETVDAVLVIGRGAAGRLEVSVEVDEPAREKGLGRLAGAARQPSGEPLWAQVAQVAQVAQVAQVAPRNARSPRAFQAAGYQAVGAELLLRPPAQRKTPVCPSE, encoded by the coding sequence ATTAGCTGTCCGTGCGGGGTGTCGCCGACGAGGCCGTGCAGGACTGCCGGTCCGCAGCCGGGGCCCCGGCACGCGGGTGTGCCGGCGTGCACCGCGCACTCCGCCGTCGTCACGGACGAGGACCCCGCACGGGTGTACGACACGCTGCGCGGTCCGGACTGCGATCCGCTGTCGGCCGCCCTGCACCCGCGCTTCCTGGCCGCGCTGCCGGAGCGCACCGGACTGCGGGCGGAGACGGTGGACGCGGTGCTGGTGATCGGGCGTGGGGCGGCCGGGCGGCTGGAGGTCTCGGTGGAGGTGGACGAGCCGGCCCGGGAGAAGGGCCTGGGGCGGCTCGCGGGCGCGGCCCGGCAACCGTCCGGTGAGCCGCTGTGGGCGCAGGTGGCGCAGGTGGCGCAGGTGGCGCAGGTGGCGCAGGTGGCGCCGAGGAACGCCCGGAGTCCGCGGGCGTTTCAGGCGGCCGGCTACCAGGCCGTCGGCGCGGAGCTGCTGCTCCGTCCCCCGGCTCAGCGGAAGACGCCCGTGTGCCCCAGTGAGTAG
- a CDS encoding YncE family protein has protein sequence MRTTKAARRPAAGAVLAALLLVSACSGQGAHRANEAIGSRPPAQPQVDQARVDVLPGMPPVQDPADVYAADRPGLLSPVVKDFPSRVYVPNTNSDTVTVIDPRTYKVIDTIPVGRQPQHVVPSWDLKTLWVNNDLGNSLTPLDPRTGKAGKPVAVHDPYNLYFTPDGKYAIVMASMDRELVFRDAHTMKTVKAVPVGCYGVNHADFSRDGRYFIVSCEFSGELLKVDTARMAVVGEQKLPVHGSMPQDVKVSPDGKRFYIADMMANGVWILDGDRFTKPAFLYTGKGAHGLYVSRDSREMYVSNRGEGTISVFDFARNKLTKKWELPGGGSPDMGGVSADGKVLWLSGRYDAEVYAIDTRTGKELARIPVGSGPHGLAVYPQPGRYSLGHTGVFR, from the coding sequence ATGCGAACCACGAAAGCCGCCCGCCGGCCGGCCGCCGGTGCCGTCCTCGCCGCCCTGCTCCTGGTGTCCGCGTGCAGCGGCCAGGGCGCGCACCGCGCGAACGAGGCCATCGGCAGCAGACCGCCGGCCCAGCCGCAGGTGGACCAGGCGCGGGTGGACGTGCTGCCCGGCATGCCCCCGGTCCAGGACCCGGCGGACGTCTACGCGGCGGACCGGCCGGGTCTGCTCTCCCCGGTGGTCAAGGACTTCCCCTCCCGGGTGTACGTGCCCAACACCAACTCCGACACGGTCACCGTCATCGACCCGAGGACCTACAAGGTCATCGACACCATCCCGGTCGGCCGCCAGCCCCAGCACGTGGTGCCCTCCTGGGACCTGAAGACCCTGTGGGTCAACAACGACCTCGGCAACAGCCTCACCCCCCTCGACCCGCGCACCGGCAAGGCGGGCAAGCCGGTCGCCGTGCACGACCCGTACAACCTGTACTTCACGCCCGACGGCAAGTACGCGATCGTCATGGCCTCCATGGACCGCGAGCTGGTCTTCCGTGACGCCCACACGATGAAGACCGTCAAGGCGGTGCCGGTCGGCTGCTACGGCGTCAACCACGCGGACTTCTCCCGCGACGGCCGCTACTTCATCGTCTCCTGCGAGTTCAGCGGCGAGCTCCTCAAGGTCGACACCGCGCGGATGGCGGTGGTCGGCGAGCAGAAGCTGCCCGTGCACGGCTCCATGCCGCAGGACGTCAAGGTCTCCCCGGACGGCAAGCGGTTCTACATCGCCGACATGATGGCCAACGGGGTGTGGATCCTCGACGGCGACAGATTCACCAAGCCGGCCTTCCTCTACACCGGCAAGGGCGCGCACGGCCTCTACGTCAGCCGCGACTCCCGCGAGATGTACGTCTCCAACCGGGGCGAGGGCACCATCTCCGTCTTCGACTTCGCCCGCAACAAGCTCACCAAGAAGTGGGAGCTGCCCGGCGGCGGCAGCCCCGACATGGGCGGCGTCTCCGCCGACGGCAAGGTGCTGTGGCTGTCCGGCCGCTACGACGCCGAGGTGTACGCCATCGACACCCGCACCGGCAAGGAACTGGCCCGCATCCCGGTCGGCAGCGGCCCGCACGGACTCGCCGTCTATCCCCAGCCGGGCCGCTACTCACTGGGGCACACGGGCGTCTTCCGCTGA
- a CDS encoding polysaccharide deacetylase family protein, protein MARVTTTNRRDALRAGAGLVAGGALAAGCGTGPTTAAARSTAPRTTPGSAAPQTTPGSAVRSSGKASPTTRPAPAPRAYPGQPAQITHGPRTHPRVALTFHGQGDPALAHTLLTTAERHGAHLTVLAVGTWLDEHPDIARRILDGGHDLGNHTQRHISVNDLPEADARKEITDCADRLNRLTGSIGTWFRPSRAATASALVAALARRAGYPHVLSYDVDSLDYTRPGAAAVTRKVLSEVREGSVVSLHFGYEDTVAALPDVLTELGRRKLRAVTTTELLS, encoded by the coding sequence ATGGCGCGAGTGACCACCACCAACCGCCGTGACGCGCTGCGCGCGGGCGCCGGACTCGTCGCGGGCGGCGCGCTCGCCGCCGGCTGCGGCACGGGCCCGACCACCGCCGCCGCGCGGTCCACCGCCCCGCGGACCACCCCCGGGTCCGCCGCCCCGCAGACCACCCCCGGGTCCGCCGTGAGATCCTCCGGGAAGGCCTCGCCCACCACCCGTCCGGCCCCCGCCCCCCGCGCCTACCCGGGACAGCCCGCCCAGATCACCCACGGCCCCCGCACCCACCCCCGCGTCGCGCTCACCTTCCACGGCCAGGGCGACCCGGCCCTCGCCCACACCCTGCTCACCACCGCCGAACGGCACGGCGCCCACCTCACCGTGCTCGCCGTCGGCACCTGGCTGGACGAGCACCCCGACATCGCCCGCCGCATCCTCGACGGCGGCCACGACCTCGGCAACCACACCCAGCGGCACATCTCCGTCAACGACCTCCCCGAGGCCGACGCCCGCAAGGAGATCACCGACTGCGCCGACCGGCTCAACCGCCTCACCGGCTCCATCGGCACCTGGTTCCGCCCCTCCCGCGCCGCCACCGCCTCCGCGCTCGTCGCCGCGCTGGCCCGCCGGGCGGGCTACCCGCACGTGCTGTCGTACGACGTCGACTCGCTCGACTACACCCGCCCCGGCGCCGCCGCCGTCACCCGCAAGGTCCTCTCGGAGGTGCGCGAGGGCTCGGTGGTGAGCTTGCATTTCGGATACGAGGACACGGTCGCCGCCCTGCCCGACGTCCTCACGGAACTCGGCCGCCGCAAACTGCGCGCCGTCACCACCACGGAGCTGCTGAGCTGA
- a CDS encoding ATP-binding protein, translating into MAGLEGIEQPRGHSRASAARWSPTVEDEQALKALELFGNPTEREVQLPSRPESAATARRLAQVVVLRTWRLTPKLTEDTVLLVSELVGNAVRHTGARVFGLRMRCRPGWMRVEVRDPSRGLPCLMPVQELDISGRGLFLVDKLSDRWGVDLLPRGKTTWFEMRVNER; encoded by the coding sequence ATGGCGGGGCTGGAGGGCATCGAACAGCCGCGGGGACACAGCCGCGCTTCCGCGGCACGCTGGTCGCCCACGGTCGAGGACGAACAGGCGCTCAAGGCGCTCGAACTGTTCGGCAATCCGACGGAGCGCGAGGTGCAGCTGCCCTCCCGCCCGGAATCCGCCGCCACCGCCCGCCGCCTCGCCCAGGTCGTGGTCCTGCGCACCTGGCGGCTCACCCCGAAGCTGACCGAGGATACGGTCCTGCTGGTGTCCGAACTGGTCGGCAACGCGGTACGGCACACCGGCGCCCGCGTCTTCGGCCTGCGCATGCGCTGCCGCCCCGGCTGGATGCGCGTCGAGGTGCGCGACCCCTCCCGGGGGCTGCCCTGCCTGATGCCGGTCCAGGAGCTGGACATCAGCGGCCGGGGCCTGTTCCTGGTCGACAAGCTGTCCGACCGCTGGGGCGTCGATCTGCTGCCGCGCGGCAAGACGACCTGGTTCGAGATGCGGGTGAACGAGCGGTAG